A portion of the Lolium rigidum isolate FL_2022 chromosome 1, APGP_CSIRO_Lrig_0.1, whole genome shotgun sequence genome contains these proteins:
- the LOC124683388 gene encoding eukaryotic translation initiation factor 1A has protein sequence MPKNKGKGGKNRKRGKNEADDDKRELVFKEDGQEYAQVTRMLGNGRCEAICVDGTKRLCHIRGKMHKKVWIAAGDIVLVGLRDYQDDKADVILKYMNDESRLLKAYGELPDTLRLNEGVDVDGPEDNVDDSDYIQFEDEDIDKI, from the coding sequence ATGccgaagaacaagggcaagggagGCAAGAACCGCAAGCGGGGCAAGAACGAGGCGGACGACGACAAGCGCGAGCTGGTCTTCAAGGAGGACGGCCAGGAGTACGCGCAGGTGACGCGCATGCTCGGCAACGGCCGCTGCGAGGCCATCTGCGTCGACGGCACCAAGCGCCTCTGCCACATCCGCGGCAAGATGCACAAGAAGGTCTGGATCGCCGCGGGGGACATCGTGCTCGTCGGCCTCCGCGACTACCAGGACGACAAGGCCGACGTCATCCTCAAGTACATGAACGACGAGTCGCGCCTGCTCAAGGCCTACGGCGAGCTGCCCGACACGCTCAGGCTCAACGAGGGCGTCGACGTCGACGGGCCCGAGGACAACGTCGACGACTCGGACTACATCCAGTTCGAGGACGAGGACATCGACAAGATCTAA
- the LOC124656667 gene encoding uncharacterized protein LOC124656667 — MGSISICFATSTSTTYRTSICLASPDWPWVILDLVDQIQIKVHLPNGEVVNAYVQDYIVACNMLVVASESSPDLRPACLDKQMQVECCTKDKRIQYRSSLHHLMNLMHSVDVSTPNALLEPSSSGSQIYVDNVPRPDDFTSKGTSSLVISSSSQTVSIEGSENKNQEPCAFPNHGANGERHCILNAQFMAASGGPLVDCDGNIVGINYYDAEQNPFLPSNLILECLGHDIYWAASKLDRRRADMIQNSSTPRSNGPNAERTDDELRLILSPWKPDGFKRRVNAILHALGYPLPSFVDDGMYLKLDFEEGFGGDIWNEPTRRVTSKMSRSIVALASFLYVKENDGSGKYIKDARKFACTGVFIESHESTTRILTSASLVRCPGDENIDAVWKIEVCLPSKRREEGILEYYNLQYNVAVVSIKSVHSYRAAKLDETSQTEVGAQVVALGRGFESGELMAKNGVVTGKRRKFGDEELQISTCKITKAGIGGPLVDFDGNFVGMNFYDTEQTPDLSRVRILELMREFNAERAVPVKTTDEFSRAVPVKTTDKFSSWPVPDPEWFYPTRYPAKRSPSRTDSE; from the exons ATGGGCAGCATCAGTATTTGcttcgccacctccacctccaccacctatcGCACCAGCATTTGCTTGGCCAGTCCCGACTGGCCATGGGTGATCCTGGATCTTGTCGACCAGATCCAG ATAAAAGTGCATCTACCAAATGGGGAAGTGGTGAATGCATATGTCCAAGACTACATTGTGGCTTGCAACATGCTTGTTGTAGCCTCGGAGTCCTCCCCTGATCTCCGCCCTGCATGTCTTGATAAACAGATGCAAGTTGAGTGTTGCACTAAG GACAAGCGAATTCAGTACAGATCTTCCTTACACCATCTAATGAATTTGATGCACTCTGTTGATGTGTCAACACCAAACGCGCTCTTGGAGCCCAGTTCATCTGGATCCCA GATCTATGTAGATAATGTTCCCAGACCAGATGACTTCACTTCAAAAG GTACTTCAAGTCTAGTTATAAGTAGCTCAAGTCAAACTGTCTCAATTGAGGGAAGTGAAAATAAGAACCAGGAACCTTGTGCATTTCCAAACCACGGGGCTAATGGC GAGAGGCATTGTATTCTGAATGCACAG TTCATG GCTGCAAGTGGAGGACCACTTGTTGACTGTGATGGGAATATTGTTGGCATCAACTACTATGATGCGGAACAAAACCCATTCTTACCAAGTAATCTTATTTTAGAATGTTTGGGGCATGATATATACTG GGCTGCAAGTAAACTAGACCGTCGCCGGGCAGATATGATTCAAAATTCTTCCACACCTCGTAGTAACGGTCCAAATG CAGAACGCACTGATGATGAACTTAGGCTTATACTTTCTCCCTGGAAACCTGATG GATTTAAAAGAAGAGTAAATGCAATCTTACATGCTCTTGGTTATCCCTTGCCAAGTTTTGTTGATG ATGGCATGTACTTGAAATTGGATTTTGAAGAGGGATTTGGCGGAGATATTTGGAATGAACCCACTAGGAGAGTTACTTCAAAGATGTCTCGAAGTATTGTGGCGCTTGCCTCGTTCCTTTATGTAAAAGAGAATGATGGTTCTGGGAAATACATAAAGGATGCAAGAAAGTTTGCTTGCACAGGTGTATTTATTGAAAGCCATGAATCCACTACAAGAATTCTGACCTCGGCAAGTTTGGTTAGATGTCCTGGTGATGAAAACATTGATGCTGTATGGAAG ATTGAAGTGTGCCTTCCAAGTAAACGACGTGAGGAAGGGATATTGGAATATTATAATTTACAGTATAATGTCGCTGTTGTTAGCATAAAGAGTGTCCACAGTTATCGTGCAGCAAAACTTGATGAAACATCTCAAACCGAGGTTGGAGCTCAGGTAGTAGCTCTGGGGCGTGGCTTTGAATCAGGCGAGTTAATGGCCAAAAACGGGGTTGTGACAGGCAAACGTAGAAAATTTGGTGACGAAGAGCTTCAGATATCCACTTGTAAAATCACCAAG GCTGGGATTGGAGGGCCCCTTGTTGATTTTGATGGGAACTTTGTCGGCATGAACTTTTATGACACGGAACAAACTCCTGATCTATCACGGGTTAGAATCCTGGAACTCATGAGGGAATTTAACGCAGAACG GGCTGTTCCTGTCAAGACTACAGACGAGTTTTCTAG GGCTGTTCCTGTTAAGACTACAGACAAGTTTTCTAG CTGGCCCGTGCCTGATCCAGAATGGTTTTATCCAACTCGTTACCCTGCCAAACGCAGTCCTTCACG AACAGATTCAGAGTAG